DNA from Cardiocondyla obscurior isolate alpha-2009 linkage group LG17, Cobs3.1, whole genome shotgun sequence:
AACAAATGGCGAATCATAATTATCTGAGCGATCCGAAAAACCCTTTCTTCTCTTTAGAGGACGACGTGGATGACGAGACGTTTCTAAGGAGCGCGCCAATCAGGACTGCACCCACGGGACACACGGCTCAGTATCATAACTACGACAATGACATTACGCAAAAACGTCAGCAGCTACTGCAACGTAAAAAAGACATTGAAGAACGCACGGTGCAGTCTTCAGAGAGATCTGTTTCCCTCCTGAGAGACTCTGAACAGATTGGCGTAGCGACAGCCGAGGTACTTGTAACGATATACCACCAGCTCATTATCATAAAAATGCAGATAGTGTAGTAATCTGGTAGATAATGATGTATGTTTAACAAGTACACATTCAACAAATAACTTTGACCTTTCTACAACAGATGGCTTAAATTATTGGTTCATCTATAACAGAATTTTATACCTAATTTCTGTTTTCAGGAATTAATCAGGCAAAAGGAACAGCTGCAGAGGACAGAGAAAAGATTAGATGATATCAACAGTACATTAAGATTTAGTCAGAAACATATACAAGGGATAAAGAGTGTGTTTGGTAGTCTGAAGAATTATCTCAGTGGCAAATCATTAGATGCTCCAATATCATCTGCAAAATTGTCAGAGTCTTCTAGTTCTGGATCTATGACATCTCCCGCATTGTCCAACACATTAGAACATGTACAAAACAATATGAGCAATTCATATTCGTCAACAATGATAACAGGAAGTTACAACGATCAAGATCTGGAAGTTGTTAAACCTGCCAACGATAGGGTTACTAGAGCTCTTGAACAAAATTTAAGTGAGATGAGTGGATCATTGGTAAGATTGAAACATCTAGCAATTGGTTTATCCGAAGAAATTGATTCACAGAACGATCTGATTGATAATATTACTGATAAAACTGAAAAAGCGGACATAATGTTGCAGCAACAGAATAAAGATATGTtacatttattgaaaaagtaaatttgGCAAATATCATATCAGAAACTTCTTACTTGTAATGTACTATACTTCTATGAAGTATTGATGAATGTATGCTGCAAGAATTAATCTTTGGtttaattagtattattaaatataatatatatcagCTGTGTAATTATGTTGTGcgatgtatttataaaatttttcacaaaaaatgtttacaaaaaaaaactacaatgGTACAGTTAGAATATTTGTTACGAGAATACataatctttaataaagaatCTTCTCTATACAGTTGtcgatattgttaaattaaaaacgatatCTGTATATGCAAgtgttaaatgaaaaattttttattatttctcaacTTTTTTTTGGCTGCTCGGCGATCATCTTAGTGTTCATAAACATAGAAAGTCCGTTATATTAAGCCTATTACTCACAGCAATAAGAATAAGAAATTCGATTGGTCGAAATGGACTTTTAGCTTAAAGTAAGTTCTAATCAGATGCAAGAGCTTACTGAACGGTTGTGTGCGCTGAACGCACCTATTGTGCATCTAGTTTCTGTTGAGTGGCCGTATTCTCCGTATTGATTATTCTCTGTGCTCAAGTGCTATAAAGCCAAGGAAGAAGAAGTGATAAGAGTCAACCAACGTAAAATCAGATCTTTTAATCGTAAGTTTAATCGGATGATATATTGCACGTTCAATTTGTAtcaagaatttaaataaaagaaataaatattattacacccttataatttttatttttttgactAAATAAAGGTTAGTTCAGACACTTTTATGTACACTCGACATTTCCAAATGCTGACCAATCATAGGCTCGATATAAAAGACgccatattatttttttataaagtaacaAATTGTCAGATATCCACGTCAGTTTGAACTACCTTTTAGCTTTCtaaccattttttttgttcgcacGTAACTAGAACTTTCAATtgttttcatatatatatatgcgatACCATTCCTAAGGAATAAATTTCCCTAAAAATCGACCAATAATATTACATACGTGCACATTAGCAATATTCCAATCTTCATACTGCTTCACACTAGTTCATACTTCAGTTATCGTATCAATGAAAGTATCGTGGAGTTTCTATGCGAAGTGTTTTCCgacttttccattttttttatcgttataaaCAGTTTAGCTCAAAAAACCGTTTGgataacgattaattattttttggcacagctttttatagaaaatgtGAACGCATTAATTTCCGTACGTTTCAACGAATCCACGAgtcagtaaaataattataagccAAGCAAGTAGccacctttcttttttcagcgATATTTCTCGAGGTGCATTTATGGTTTCTTTAAGGTTACTGTTTTCACGACGTTGAAAATGTCCACGTTCAGATTCTTTTTTCGAATTATTCATGAATTTTGCACGCTCGTGGAAAGCAACGAgacgttaaataatatatatttcaattaaacaaaaatgtttcgcgAATTATCGTTAGACACATTGTAAATAATACTTACCAAactcacattttttttcgtgatagttagaaattgtattttatgtttttatttaacaggAATAATCGCATGGAATAATTTgaaagattattaaattcgattggtgataacatttaattacaaatcacCATTTTTAACATGGAATTGGAAGTCATTTGTATTTCTTCTGATGATGAGTCTCACTCACAAAAGGTATGATGAAacatcaataataattatactcCAAAATCTTTAAACCCAACCTCTTGTTCTTTCCCATTTTCCACCAATTTTTAACAATGACAGCTTAATTGATTAAAGGAGAGAGTAAAGTAATTATTGTAgaatatcgaaattattttatattgtatatactAATCCTGATCATATTATTGCCACAGGAAAACAAAACAGACAAACTGGTGACAAAGTTTGTAGTGCCTGGTGTTGGAGAGCTTGCTTGTGGTAAATTAGAAACaccatttaataataatgacaaGGTTGAAGAAAATAGTCTGAAGCGAAAAAACTTGCAGAACAATGTGAATGAAACATCTTGGAGTAGTATGGAAAAACGACAGAAGTTAAGTTTTGATCAAAGTACATCTagggagaaaaataattctataaatatatctaacATATGTTCTATTAAAACTGATTGTAATGAACAGTTAAAGAAAGATAACGAAGCCAAAAAGCCACAATTAATtgagaaggaaaggaaaaaagtatCATATATTTCGCATGATGTCTTTCCTTTATTTATAAGCTTATGTTGGCAAAAATGTCCAGAGCAGGATAAAACagatatgaataaaattattgataagtTAAAAGCACGTTATGAAAATTTGGATCCAATTTATGCTCAATCAGATAATTTTGTCACATTGATAAATAACAAGCGTTCAGATATTATGAACAGCaacaaaaagatatatgtatatatacaggaAATAATGTACGAGATGaagaaaaacattaaaaagaagTCTTCAgcattgaaaaatattgcagTTTATGATGCAGTTCCATCTACATCATATGCCACAAGTAgtgtaacaattaataataagaaagacTTTAATAATGATGACAAAGATTGTGATAATGGTGGTAGATGTGATGATAATGAAAACAATTATAatcaagataataaaaatcctgaaataaaaagaagaacaGAGAGAATACTACAGACTATGAAAAAATGTGAGGCGCGTATAAAGAAATTGGAACAGGAAGAAGTTGATTTTAATGAGGAAAATGatagtaattatataaaagtcgAGAAGTACAAGCAAAGAATGGTGGAGCTATATAACAAACTTTGTGAGTACACTGGAGATAATCTTGATGCTGGACGCCCATATTTGCGTCCAAAACATTTCAATGTAACTCGTATTGATGCCGTGGATCAAGCAATAACGAATTtcattaattctaaaattactcaacgaaataaaatgaaaaaaataggagCTCTTACAAATGCTTTAATATTTCCTGATTACAAGGATATCTTGGAATGCGTTAATAGatgtaacgaaaaaaaaaatttaggtcTAGATGAAGACAAACGAGAAAAAATAGGTAAGATGAGTTTTAAATTAggttacaatttaaaatttatttataagtatttttatttgtgcagaatattttgttcttctattaattattacatgtattaaatatatttatttattgcagcAAAGGTCGGGTTCAAAGAACTTGGGGAATATTTGCAGCGCTCAAGACGTAATGATTATTGGgatactttttctttatatcttGAAAACTCAGAAGAAGATCCTgctttaaaagataaaaacttGGCCAAAAAATTAAGTGACAATTATACTGAGGGTAAAAAACGATTAAATGCCTTAATGGATAAATATGCAGAGAGacaaaatgaaataaaaatgcaaaatgaaGAAATAGATTTGGAAGAAGAagatgacgacgatgatgataaGAAGGACTatgatgacgacgacgatgacgataacaatgatgatgataatgatgaaTACGATAATATAGATGAAAAAAaggtaaatgataaaaataaaaagaaaaacgactTATCTATAATAAgtgttgaagaaaaaaaagataataataataaaaaagaagatgtGGATAAAAtggttaaagaaattaaattatctgtGGAAAAGAATAAGCCTATCATACGCCTAGTAAATATATGTGACCCTACGAATACAGATGctctaaagaaaaatatgactGATGTCACGCAAGAGAAAGAACTTGACAAAacagttaaaaattttcagcTAAAACCTTCGCAAAAAAATGTCGTCATAGTATCAAACGATgggaacaaaaatattatcaaaagaATAGCACCTACACCATGTAACAGTAAAAATATCCCAATAAACGTTGTATCAAATAACGTGAACAAAACACAAGAGAATTCGCCAGCGGATTCTTCTATAACGAACTCCATAAATAGTACGTATATtaacagattaaaaaagacTATGTCAGTCGTCAGTAACTAATAATCAGCTTTCCACTTAGGCCATGTTAGTCATTGGTGACCGATAATACCAAATtgaatacatatattaataattaaaacatttcaagataaaaaaaaagaaaaatgcatttaagtattatatctaattaatattaatatgtaatttaatttattaacatctCTTAGTTCACAGTATTACGTGGCGTAAATGGAAAGATTCATAAAAAATACTCTAGACGTGacgtgttaattaaattaaaatataaaatacaaaataaaaatcatataaaatatttgcataattataagtattttatatgtCTGTTTGTAGAAAATGTAGCAAAAAAAACCGCAAAGGTACCAAAAGAAATAACGAATCCGACAACAGAGAAGATAACAGACAGAGACACAACAGGCGAAGTTACAACAAAACTAAGAAGAGAAGATGTAACAGAAATGTTAACAAAggatgtaaaagaaattttaacaagagctatattagaaattaaaaataaaaatacaactaAAGTAATAAAGGACGTGGTAGAGACAATAGCCGAAGTTACAACAAAGCTGGTGACGGAAGATGTAACAGAAATAACAACGAGAAATATAGCAGAAACagcagaaaaaaatacaacggAAAGACCAACTGAGAATACGATAGATGAAGAAACCGAAAATCCATTACATGATGAACAAGttgaagaggaaaaaaagccTGTGCTTCGGTTACGTTCATTCGCTAAACCTCCTACAACTTGGAAGGATTCTCAGCACAAAGTAGATAAGATTGAAGAAATAGTTGATTTGACTAGTGACGGGCCAGTTAAGCAATCGCCGGTTGTTACTAAAACGCCTGTTGCTACCATAACGCCTGTTGCTACCATAACGCCTGTTACTACCAAAACGTCTGTTACCAAAACGCCTGTTATTACTACTCTACAACTTGGAAACAAAACGGTTCCCATAATAAAAAGTCAATCAATTAATATGGTTGtacctaaaaatataattagtgtgcaaaatattacgaataattacttaaaagtGAATACACGAACAGGACAAATAATAGCACCAGTGCGTGACCTCCGAACCATACCAGTCAATTCCAGTCATCAAAATGAAATTCAAAAGACGAATGCTGCGAGAAATGAaattactttgaaaaaaaataatacaatattaagaGTTATACCTAAAAAATCGGTTATTATATCTAAAAAGCCAATAGTGGAATCTGTTTCGGAACAAACAAATGCGAATTCATCAACATCAGAATCCAAATGACTCTTATATTTAGTAAGAGCTGTTTTTTCAGATCATTGTTATACGAAAAACAGCAATGATTTAATTCATTTGATGAAGTGATTATTttgatgtaaaatatattcattatattatacaaattatttttattttataaggtaaatataaaaaagaaagataaaagtaatataagtAATGTAAtcgcttttaataaatttcattaataaatttaaattgtattttataatgaataTAGTGTTttatcatatacatataataaatttttaattatttacacgtTTATTTCGTGCTAACTTCATTACAACACTTTAATTAtcacttaatattaattttgcaagatCATAATTCGGATCTAAAAGTTTCTCCACTATGTCAAAATGATCAATATTTTGAAGTAAAAGATATTCCACATTATTTACAATGGGAataattttctgaaacaatataattttactattattaatatttctttgaatttagtaaaacttttatgtacatatattgttttaagtgaaaagagaaagaaaaaaaagtgtatgcgtgtatgtatatatgtgtgaTATATGTTTGTACTAGCTAGCAGTAAACaagtttgatatttaattaggTACCTGGGCGTATATGCGCGATTCATTCACAAATACTGGAGAATCGCAATCGCCTACAACTACGATAACTTTGAAGCCACTAACATGTCGTTCTTTTGCTTCATCAAAAACAGACAAACTAAACGCCTTAATTTCTtcgctgaaaataaaatacaatgtatatttgttatataaatcatatacatgtatatatttcatttaataaggaaagataaaatgtttactCAGTCAGTTTAAGAGCTGTTCCAAAGCTGACGTCGATTAGAGgtttcaaattataaataccgCCTATCAAtatcatcttttttaataatgtaaaatatcctTGTTGCGTCATGCGATTGATCCAATCGTCGTCGTGTAGTAAACATGCTGCCAAATGTGCTCCAGCGCTGTGTCCAGCAATGGACACATATCTATGTATATTTCatgtaattgtatatataaagaattacatttttttttaagaattttatattcaatgaacaactaaaatattaagtaacgTACTTTGATCCTAAATCCGCCGCGTATTTCAATATCTGTGTAATTGCTGATTTTATTTCTGCTACTATATCTCCAATTTTCActgaaatacaaaaaaataatacagttATATGATTCAATaagataatctttttaatctgaggaatttaacataataagaaaaaatataaattttgaaacatttctataaacatttatatcgagtttttttttttgtaaataataaaatacagcaTCTCTTACCATTCGGACACAAGTCATATCCAACTGTTATTACTTTcatcttatttttaacaaacaaGGGTACCGAAAATCCAGCGTGATCCTTGCTGAATTCCTGCCAATATCCCCCGTGGATAAACACGAGTATCGGCGCATCTGAAATACATAATTACTTTTCTGAAACGAACAAGAAAAAGGAACCATGTAAAACCaactgcaaaataatttaagttggagataaaaaaaaaaaaaaaatagaatggaAATACCTATTAACGTATTTGCCAAAAGTTATCCACgtatacttaatttattttaaactatgACTAACGTATGACTAAATTGCTACCTTTCGCTTATGCGTGCGCTTTATTTGCATATCAAAGAAATATGTACATTAAATCAGGTCACATTTGCAAGTAAAAGTCTCGAGTCTTAAAAACAAGATTAATCTTTCCACTTTCTACTTGTTTGAAACGTGacgaaattttcttttaatttcagaaaCTTGTGACCTGTGGAAATTGTCCTTTCAATTGAGTCGTCATTAAACCATACCTTTCGGCAAATCAGTACCATATATGTCGTACTTTGTGCGCTCTGTAGTGCCGTATGATACGTTAAGCTCGCATTTAATGGTTCTCCGATTCTTCTCTGAAACTGCAACAAAACAAAGACCTTTAGAGATCACATATAAGAGCACATCTGACACGCCCAACGCGAAGCGCGTCGTAATTACGAGATCGGAAAAGTTTAATGCTGCTTTTGCAGAGAgctttattgtaattataatttcaactGAGAAAATCGTTTAATTTACCTTCCtcgcagaatttaaaaaaccgTTGAAGCAGCTCCTCGGACTTGTATCGTTTGCTCCACTCGC
Protein-coding regions in this window:
- the Kfase gene encoding kynurenine formamidase isoform X2, which encodes MSVAELERLYTPSEWSKRYKSEELLQRFFKFCEEVSEKNRRTIKCELNVSYGTTERTKYDIYGTDLPKDAPILVFIHGGYWQEFSKDHAGFSVPLFVKNKMKVITVGYDLCPNVKIGDIVAEIKSAITQILKYAADLGSKYVSIAGHSAGAHLAACLLHDDDWINRMTQQGYFTLLKKMILIGGIYNLKPLIDVSFGTALKLTDEEIKAFSLSVFDEAKERHVSGFKVIVVVGDCDSPVFVNESRIYAQKIIPIVNNVEYLLLQNIDHFDIVEKLLDPNYDLAKLILSDN
- the Snap29 gene encoding synaptosomal-associated protein 29; translation: MANHNYLSDPKNPFFSLEDDVDDETFLRSAPIRTAPTGHTAQYHNYDNDITQKRQQLLQRKKDIEERTVQSSERSVSLLRDSEQIGVATAEELIRQKEQLQRTEKRLDDINSTLRFSQKHIQGIKSVFGSLKNYLSGKSLDAPISSAKLSESSSSGSMTSPALSNTLEHVQNNMSNSYSSTMITGSYNDQDLEVVKPANDRVTRALEQNLSEMSGSLVRLKHLAIGLSEEIDSQNDLIDNITDKTEKADIMLQQQNKDMLHLLKK
- the Kfase gene encoding kynurenine formamidase isoform X1: MATSELERLYTPSEWSKRYKSEELLQRFFKFCEEVSEKNRRTIKCELNVSYGTTERTKYDIYGTDLPKDAPILVFIHGGYWQEFSKDHAGFSVPLFVKNKMKVITVGYDLCPNVKIGDIVAEIKSAITQILKYAADLGSKYVSIAGHSAGAHLAACLLHDDDWINRMTQQGYFTLLKKMILIGGIYNLKPLIDVSFGTALKLTDEEIKAFSLSVFDEAKERHVSGFKVIVVVGDCDSPVFVNESRIYAQKIIPIVNNVEYLLLQNIDHFDIVEKLLDPNYDLAKLILSDN
- the Daxx gene encoding putative leucine-rich repeat-containing protein DDB_G0290503; the protein is MELEVICISSDDESHSQKENKTDKLVTKFVVPGVGELACGKLETPFNNNDKVEENSLKRKNLQNNVNETSWSSMEKRQKLSFDQSTSREKNNSINISNICSIKTDCNEQLKKDNEAKKPQLIEKERKKVSYISHDVFPLFISLCWQKCPEQDKTDMNKIIDKLKARYENLDPIYAQSDNFVTLINNKRSDIMNSNKKIYVYIQEIMYEMKKNIKKKSSALKNIAVYDAVPSTSYATSSVTINNKKDFNNDDKDCDNGGRCDDNENNYNQDNKNPEIKRRTERILQTMKKCEARIKKLEQEEVDFNEENDSNYIKVEKYKQRMVELYNKLCEYTGDNLDAGRPYLRPKHFNVTRIDAVDQAITNFINSKITQRNKMKKIGALTNALIFPDYKDILECVNRCNEKKNLGLDEDKREKIAKVGFKELGEYLQRSRRNDYWDTFSLYLENSEEDPALKDKNLAKKLSDNYTEGKKRLNALMDKYAERQNEIKMQNEEIDLEEEDDDDDDKKDYDDDDDDDNNDDDNDEYDNIDEKKVNDKNKKKNDLSIISVEEKKDNNNKKEDVDKMVKEIKLSVEKNKPIIRLVNICDPTNTDALKKNMTDVTQEKELDKTVKNFQLKPSQKNVVIVSNDGNKNIIKRIAPTPCNSKNIPINVVSNNVNKTQENSPADSSITNSINKNVAKKTAKVPKEITNPTTEKITDRDTTGEVTTKLRREDVTEMLTKDVKEILTRAILEIKNKNTTKVIKDVVETIAEVTTKLVTEDVTEITTRNIAETAEKNTTERPTENTIDEETENPLHDEQVEEEKKPVLRLRSFAKPPTTWKDSQHKVDKIEEIVDLTSDGPVKQSPVVTKTPVATITPVATITPVTTKTSVTKTPVITTLQLGNKTVPIIKSQSINMVVPKNIISVQNITNNYLKVNTRTGQIIAPVRDLRTIPVNSSHQNEIQKTNAARNEITLKKNNTILRVIPKKSVIISKKPIVESVSEQTNANSSTSESK